CTCGTCCACACGCGCGTTCAGAGGCCATTCCGGTAAGAGATTCTCACGAGGAGCCTCTGACAACCGCGCCCACGCAGGACCGCGCATCGCCTCATGCCTCCTCACGACCATCACCAGACGCCCCAGGCACCTTCCCATTTCCCCATTTGTTAGGCTTCTCCAACCACGAAGCCACAGGCGGAACCGTGGCTGCGCCTGGAGCGCCCTCCCCTCTCGCCGCGACTGTCCTTGCTTTCACCTGTGGTGAGAGCACCTGATGCACACAAGCGCTTCGCCGACGAGGCCAACAGAAGTGGGGACGCCGGGCGCTCCCCCGTAGACGCAGTTCGGCTTGCAGGGGAATACCGTCTGCGGAGCCCCATGACCGCTTCTTGCGGTTTTCGGAGAAAGTGGCCGCAGGGGAGGAGCTCCACCACGGCGACGACACCGGGACGCACCGTTTTCCCAAGGCGGCCAAGAAGCAGCACCGGGCGTCCTATTGGACGGGGCGTGGCGGTCCCGTGTGAAGGAGGACGTGAAGGCCGAGGTCGCACTTCCAGTGCCTCCTCCTTACGCCATTCGGGCCCTACACACTGCGGAGAAAAACATATTTGGGAAAAAGGGCGAACGGGATCAAGAGAGAAGGCCGGGGGAAACTTGGCGGCGTCCACGTCCGTAGGAGACTTAGAACCACTCTCAGGCGACACTTTGAAAGCGGAAGTACGACCACCGGGCCACACGGACGACTCCGGGGATGGATACCCCCTCTTGACCACGTGCTTCAATGTGGGCGTTTCACGCGCAAGGGACACAAGGGAGTGCCGGTCGAACCGCCCAGACCCACCACTCAAGAACTTCTATGGAGCACAGCGCCGTCCTCACACTACGAATGTTTGC
The sequence above is a segment of the Tursiops truncatus isolate mTurTru1 unplaced genomic scaffold, mTurTru1.mat.Y mat_scaffold_39_arrow_ctg1, whole genome shotgun sequence genome. Coding sequences within it:
- the LOC141277749 gene encoding uncharacterized protein; protein product: MDMILFEMNQSDSKEDDSSEENSQDSSEDSSEFEDEDDSTSSEGEVTIDTIKLPHSEDGKGKIEASPTTKPQAEPWLRLERPPLSPRLSLLSPVVRAPDAHKRFADEANRSGDAGRSPVDAVRLAGEYRLRSPMTASCGFRRKWPQGRSSTTATTPGRTVFPRRPRSSTGRPIGRGVAVPCEGGREGRGRTSSASSLRHSGPTHCGEKHIWEKGRTGSREKAGGNLAASTSVGDLEPLSGDTLKAEVRPPGHTDDSGDGYPLLTTCFNVGVSRARDTRECRSNRPDPPLKNFYGAQRRPHTTNVCPSKSRESSKRPCAGDRDPSAPSNMLIGPSSSLSARARCVHHVRSGTLVDRSGRK